From Paenibacillus graminis, a single genomic window includes:
- a CDS encoding beta-N-acetylhexosaminidase, whose protein sequence is MSENHHLQLFPNPKVLEVSDGRFHLPAKGNIVLADEADRAALPAARKLQLTLSQVLQLNLSLSVGTRVSVRSVYHFSYSPMMPAQSYEIHVDEGGITVTYGSPEGAYYAAATLKQILLQCGRNLPFLHISDQPDFAARGLMIDISRNKIPKLETLYRIIDFMADLKLNQLQLYIEGSPFAYESFPQVWELETPITGEEILQLDTYCQERYIELVPNQNSFGHMEGWLTRPEFNALAEIPEGFMLPEDMYDSEMYPEGLFMHPGTFHTENPEVLQLLATMYDDLLPYFTSKHFNVGCDETYELGLGKSKPAADADGKGQLYLTFLQKIHALVLERGKTMQFWGDIIIQHPELIPQLPKDIVAMEWGYSAAHPFEADTMKFREAGIPFYVCPGTSSWNSLTGRSDNMMANLRSAAIHGKNNGAIGYLITDWGDFGHWQHLPISYPGFAYGAAVAWNVENNLEADVAAYLNTAVFHDRAGRIGQLLLDLGNYYKLESGVVRPNDTEMSMLLRTPLQQVQLVGKLTGEHFDHLEQYVEEIEARLEQTELECSDAGLVAAELRNGIHFVKHAVQLARIKKQLADGPSTLQPELIHRQIKDLDILLHHYRQLWVQRNRTGGLEQSVSKLVRLRAEYTRLAAELIDSAAL, encoded by the coding sequence ATGTCTGAAAACCATCATTTGCAGCTGTTTCCGAATCCAAAGGTCTTGGAAGTATCTGACGGCCGGTTCCATCTTCCCGCCAAGGGAAACATCGTTCTTGCGGACGAAGCCGACCGTGCCGCTCTTCCTGCTGCGCGCAAGCTCCAGCTAACCCTGTCCCAGGTCCTTCAACTGAACCTATCCCTGTCTGTAGGCACACGCGTATCCGTCCGTTCCGTCTACCACTTTAGTTATAGTCCAATGATGCCTGCCCAGAGCTATGAAATCCATGTGGATGAGGGCGGAATCACCGTAACTTACGGTTCGCCCGAAGGGGCCTACTATGCGGCTGCCACACTGAAACAAATTTTGCTGCAGTGCGGCAGGAACCTTCCGTTTCTGCATATCAGCGACCAGCCGGACTTTGCAGCCAGAGGACTGATGATCGACATCAGCCGCAATAAAATCCCCAAGCTCGAAACCCTGTACCGGATCATTGATTTCATGGCGGATCTTAAGCTGAACCAGCTGCAGTTATATATAGAAGGTTCTCCCTTTGCCTATGAATCCTTTCCCCAGGTCTGGGAGCTTGAAACCCCTATAACCGGAGAGGAAATTCTGCAGCTGGATACCTACTGCCAGGAACGTTATATCGAGCTTGTTCCGAACCAAAACAGCTTTGGGCACATGGAAGGATGGCTGACCCGCCCTGAGTTCAATGCCCTGGCTGAGATTCCGGAAGGCTTCATGCTCCCTGAGGATATGTACGACAGCGAAATGTATCCGGAGGGATTGTTCATGCACCCGGGAACCTTCCATACCGAAAACCCTGAAGTGCTGCAGCTGCTCGCCACCATGTACGATGACCTTCTTCCCTACTTTACGTCAAAACACTTTAATGTAGGCTGTGATGAGACCTATGAGCTGGGGCTTGGCAAAAGCAAACCTGCGGCAGACGCCGATGGCAAAGGCCAGCTGTACTTGACTTTTCTGCAGAAAATTCATGCGCTGGTCCTGGAGCGCGGGAAAACTATGCAGTTCTGGGGCGACATTATTATTCAGCATCCTGAGCTCATTCCCCAGCTTCCCAAAGATATTGTTGCCATGGAATGGGGCTACAGCGCAGCCCACCCGTTCGAAGCCGATACAATGAAATTCCGCGAAGCGGGGATTCCTTTCTACGTCTGCCCGGGAACCAGTTCCTGGAACTCTCTTACGGGCCGCAGCGACAACATGATGGCCAATCTGCGCAGTGCCGCAATCCACGGCAAAAACAACGGCGCCATCGGCTATCTGATTACTGACTGGGGCGATTTCGGCCATTGGCAGCACCTGCCCATCAGTTATCCCGGATTTGCCTACGGTGCAGCGGTCGCCTGGAATGTGGAGAACAATCTGGAGGCAGATGTGGCCGCATACCTGAACACAGCCGTCTTCCACGACCGTGCGGGCAGAATCGGCCAGCTGCTGCTGGATCTTGGCAACTACTACAAGCTGGAGTCCGGCGTCGTCCGTCCGAATGATACGGAAATGTCCATGCTGCTGCGTACTCCCCTGCAGCAAGTACAGCTTGTCGGCAAGCTTACGGGGGAGCATTTCGATCATTTGGAGCAGTATGTAGAGGAGATCGAGGCCCGGCTTGAACAGACGGAGCTGGAATGCAGCGATGCCGGACTTGTTGCTGCAGAGCTCCGGAATGGTATTCATTTTGTAAAGCATGCTGTGCAGCTGGCCCGGATCAAAAAGCAGCTGGCCGACGGGCCCTCCACACTTCAGCCTGAGCTGATCCACCGCCAGATCAAAGACCTCGACATCCTGCTTCATCACTACCGCCAGCTGTGGGTCCAGCGCAACCGGACTGGCGGCTTGGAACAGAGCGTCTCGAAGCTGGTCCGGCTGCGCGCCGAGTACACCCGGCTGGCAGCAGAGCTGATTGATTCGGCGGCGTTATAG
- a CDS encoding AraC family transcriptional regulator: MSEVMDYMISPYPVRIIDPKVESSRLRLKAIRIGQAGHLPGRIWFRSNVVFEHWALVYIISGNGTYMENGGRVQQVRAGSLFFFRPGCSYSFGPAPGGNWDEYYINFNGTRVAEWVESGLLEGGTVFDAHASQELASVFEQVLALMEGGVPADADRAAAMLEGLLLECSLITEDHYRTRQPDILPLIREELNACIYGTPDLWGIAAKYHISMSTLRRLVRRSSGYPLHEYIHRLKMAEAKHLLLNTSLQVKAIAGMLHYADNFYFSRLFKKYMGVSPLICRNSL; this comes from the coding sequence ATGTCCGAGGTCATGGATTATATGATCAGTCCGTACCCTGTGCGGATTATTGATCCCAAGGTAGAGTCCTCCAGGCTCAGGCTGAAGGCTATCCGGATAGGTCAGGCGGGTCATCTGCCGGGAAGAATATGGTTTCGGTCTAATGTTGTATTCGAACATTGGGCCCTTGTCTATATCATTTCCGGGAACGGCACATACATGGAGAACGGCGGTAGGGTCCAGCAGGTACGCGCCGGAAGCCTGTTTTTTTTCCGCCCGGGCTGCAGCTACAGCTTTGGACCTGCTCCGGGGGGCAACTGGGATGAATACTATATCAACTTCAATGGAACCCGTGTAGCTGAATGGGTGGAGTCGGGACTCCTGGAGGGGGGGACCGTATTTGATGCCCATGCTTCTCAGGAACTGGCATCAGTATTCGAGCAGGTGCTGGCGCTGATGGAAGGCGGTGTCCCGGCGGATGCCGACCGGGCGGCAGCGATGCTGGAGGGGCTTCTGCTGGAGTGCTCCCTGATTACTGAGGATCATTACCGCACCCGGCAGCCTGATATCCTCCCGCTAATCCGTGAAGAGTTGAACGCCTGTATCTACGGAACGCCTGATTTATGGGGGATTGCAGCCAAATACCACATCTCGATGTCCACGCTGCGCCGTCTTGTAAGGCGCAGCAGCGGTTACCCTTTGCATGAATATATCCACCGGCTCAAAATGGCGGAAGCGAAGCATCTGCTGCTCAATACTTCGCTGCAGGTGAAGGCGATAGCGGGAATGCTGCATTATGCCGATAATTTTTATTTTTCAAGATTATTCAAGAAATATATGGGGGTATCTCCGTTAATCTGCCGTAATAGCTTATAA
- a CDS encoding sensor histidine kinase, translating into MRKWPRVLMLAVSIEMAGLIVLTLSTGGYDSPYKLYVLNPVLIAAGSLSIYFSWSLLFSYFGVISVFCYFFLNSSGKSFAEAVLDNGNLFLVMVLTVIIMQMVNRIKRQREAANARTNETMEHIKSLYHIVETSSQHDFMNIGQVITDYVVKLTKLDKALFWFAQKSGEPAPQSRQTGWHQEEERFLFSELEKHEHEWRLQREPVFKSLPGLGDFLLMPVRMSTRFVGMIGVKLEASEGLEGRRWYIQQLMFLSELSAIILERHELGVIENRLIITNEQNRIADEMHDSVSQSLFGIVYATHSLKQTWRKMSESELEEQIELIHDSATKVAKELRITIYSLSSKKSGGPTWLGMVRSHLKSLSRLNDVEIELKITGDDFSLPYPYHKALFRIISEATGNAIRHGAASRVDVELSLKPKWIRLSIIDDGVGFDTDLLWTESEDNTGGLGMKNMQYLAQSLGGDFQLSSSENAGTRILISIPVGMAELKNA; encoded by the coding sequence TTGCGTAAATGGCCGCGTGTTCTTATGCTTGCCGTAAGCATTGAGATGGCGGGGCTCATTGTTCTCACATTGAGTACTGGCGGGTATGACAGCCCTTATAAGCTGTATGTCCTGAATCCTGTCCTCATCGCGGCAGGTTCCTTGTCTATTTATTTCAGCTGGAGCTTGCTATTCAGCTATTTTGGTGTTATTTCCGTATTTTGTTATTTTTTCTTGAACTCTTCCGGAAAAAGTTTCGCTGAAGCCGTGCTTGACAACGGCAACCTGTTTCTAGTCATGGTACTTACGGTTATAATTATGCAAATGGTTAATCGGATCAAGCGGCAGCGGGAAGCGGCCAATGCACGGACGAACGAAACCATGGAGCATATTAAGTCGCTCTATCACATTGTGGAAACCTCAAGCCAGCATGATTTCATGAACATCGGCCAGGTTATTACGGATTATGTGGTGAAGCTTACCAAGCTGGACAAAGCGTTGTTCTGGTTCGCCCAAAAGAGCGGCGAGCCCGCACCACAGAGCCGGCAGACAGGCTGGCATCAGGAGGAGGAACGGTTTCTTTTTTCAGAGCTTGAAAAACATGAGCATGAATGGCGGCTGCAGCGTGAACCGGTGTTCAAGAGCCTACCCGGACTCGGAGATTTTCTGCTTATGCCTGTTAGAATGAGTACGCGGTTCGTCGGTATGATCGGTGTAAAGCTGGAAGCATCGGAAGGCCTGGAAGGACGCAGGTGGTATATCCAGCAGCTGATGTTTCTCTCGGAGCTGAGCGCGATTATTCTTGAACGCCATGAACTTGGTGTGATTGAGAACCGGCTGATTATCACGAACGAACAGAACCGGATTGCTGACGAGATGCACGACAGTGTATCGCAGAGCCTGTTCGGAATTGTATATGCGACTCATTCGCTAAAGCAGACATGGCGGAAGATGTCCGAATCCGAGCTGGAGGAGCAAATTGAACTGATTCATGATTCAGCTACCAAGGTGGCTAAGGAATTGCGCATTACCATTTACAGCCTCAGCTCTAAGAAGAGCGGCGGCCCGACATGGCTGGGTATGGTCAGATCACATTTGAAAAGCTTGTCCAGGCTGAACGATGTGGAAATTGAGTTAAAAATAACGGGGGATGATTTCAGTCTCCCTTATCCTTATCACAAGGCGCTCTTCCGGATTATATCCGAAGCGACAGGCAATGCCATTCGACATGGTGCTGCCAGCCGGGTGGATGTCGAACTGTCACTTAAGCCGAAATGGATCAGGCTTTCGATAATCGATGATGGTGTCGGTTTCGATACTGATCTGCTCTGGACCGAATCCGAGGATAACACCGGCGGACTAGGCATGAAGAATATGCAATACTTGGCACAGTCTTTAGGCGGTGACTTCCAGTTGTCCAGCAGTGAGAATGCAGGCACCAGAATTTTAATTTCGATACCTGTCGGCATGGCTGAACTAAAAAATGCATAA
- a CDS encoding response regulator: MKIVIVDDHPLVRRGLAAVISMQSNLHFAGEATNGQEALMIIEETQPDLVLIDLKLADESGLDVIKAARSRGLISKFILLTSSASREDFLKAEEVLVDGYVLKEALPEELLFAIQLVHKGRKYYDPGLMEDKMRMSGNSPTDELTPKEKEVLIELGQGASNREIASRLFISEFTVKKHVSQILAKLQVADRTQAALYANAVGLTKYEMSYD; encoded by the coding sequence GTGAAAATCGTCATCGTTGATGATCACCCATTGGTTAGGAGAGGACTCGCGGCGGTCATTTCCATGCAGTCCAATCTGCATTTTGCCGGCGAAGCAACGAATGGCCAAGAAGCGCTTATGATCATTGAAGAGACGCAGCCTGATCTTGTGCTTATTGATCTTAAGCTGGCCGATGAATCAGGTCTGGATGTGATCAAAGCAGCGCGTTCGCGCGGACTCATCAGCAAGTTTATCCTGCTGACCTCTTCGGCGAGCCGGGAGGATTTCTTGAAGGCAGAAGAAGTACTGGTTGATGGTTATGTGCTGAAAGAGGCGCTGCCGGAAGAACTGCTGTTTGCCATTCAACTCGTTCATAAAGGCCGAAAGTATTATGACCCCGGCTTGATGGAAGACAAGATGCGGATGAGCGGCAACAGTCCAACCGACGAATTGACTCCGAAAGAAAAGGAAGTGCTGATCGAGCTTGGGCAGGGGGCCAGCAACCGGGAAATCGCCTCACGGCTGTTCATCAGTGAATTCACGGTGAAGAAGCATGTAAGCCAGATTCTGGCGAAGCTTCAGGTGGCAGACCGTACACAGGCTGCACTCTACGCCAATGCGGTAGGGCTCACGAAATACGAAATGTCATACGATTAA
- a CDS encoding YveK family protein produces the protein MEKTILDYINLIKKRLWLIMVFVLISCATTFYVSKNFVVPVYSASGQLLVNNAANVPESNNLNNLNFSLNLIESYKEILKSPTIMKSVVAEHPEFNLTEQALAGKLQIKSSEKSQVINLSVQDESYTKAATIVNAVSQTFIRSLPALMNLDNVTFLTPADPADAPGPVNSGSTMNIIISFVVSLMAAIGIILLLETLNGTLRTEKEAEFDLGLPVIASIPAIRKRDLGKSANANARVGEGTYVTAE, from the coding sequence GTGGAAAAGACGATTTTGGATTACATTAACCTGATTAAGAAGAGGTTATGGTTAATCATGGTATTTGTATTAATCTCCTGCGCCACCACCTTCTATGTCAGCAAGAACTTCGTCGTGCCTGTCTACTCAGCCTCCGGACAGCTGCTCGTCAACAACGCCGCGAATGTCCCCGAGAGCAACAACCTTAATAATCTGAACTTCAGTCTCAACCTCATCGAGAGCTATAAGGAAATTTTGAAGTCGCCAACGATTATGAAGAGTGTAGTAGCAGAACACCCGGAATTCAATCTGACAGAACAGGCATTGGCTGGCAAGCTGCAGATTAAATCTTCGGAGAAAAGCCAGGTTATCAACCTGAGCGTGCAGGACGAGAGTTACACCAAAGCGGCTACGATAGTAAACGCGGTTTCGCAGACGTTCATCCGCAGCTTGCCGGCGCTGATGAATCTGGACAATGTAACGTTCCTGACACCGGCTGATCCGGCAGATGCTCCTGGTCCTGTCAACAGCGGTTCGACAATGAACATTATCATCAGCTTTGTAGTTTCGCTGATGGCTGCGATCGGAATTATTCTGCTGCTGGAAACCTTGAACGGTACACTCCGGACGGAGAAGGAAGCGGAGTTCGATCTTGGGCTGCCGGTGATCGCCAGCATTCCTGCGATCCGCAAACGGGACTTAGGCAAGTCGGCAAATGCCAATGCAAGAGTAGGGGAGGGCACTTATGTTACGGCTGAATAA
- a CDS encoding CpsD/CapB family tyrosine-protein kinase gives MLRLNKSLITDINPSSHISESFRSLRTYIRQLGLLKGSGGQVLLFTSAEGGEGKTTILSNLAVSFVQDGKKVAVVDCNLRHPGLHSVFEVEGSHGLAAYLGGREEAKDIAVYGNLANLAVIPAGITNISPPDLLGSDKMAALLEELKISFDLILLDAPQAVEFSDARILAPLSDGLIIVARHGKTKRESLKKLKGLMEQTGVKILGIAMNQTR, from the coding sequence ATGTTACGGCTGAATAAAAGTCTGATCACAGACATAAATCCTTCCTCGCATATCTCTGAATCCTTCCGCTCGCTGCGCACCTACATCAGGCAGCTTGGGCTGCTGAAGGGCAGTGGAGGACAGGTGCTCCTGTTTACCTCCGCAGAAGGCGGGGAAGGCAAAACCACTATTTTGTCGAACCTTGCAGTATCCTTTGTCCAGGATGGCAAGAAGGTAGCCGTTGTAGACTGCAACCTTAGACATCCCGGCCTGCACAGCGTATTTGAGGTAGAGGGCAGCCACGGTCTGGCCGCATACCTCGGAGGCAGGGAAGAGGCCAAGGATATCGCGGTTTACGGCAATCTGGCCAATCTGGCTGTGATTCCGGCTGGGATTACCAACATCAGCCCGCCGGATCTGCTCGGAAGCGACAAAATGGCTGCTCTGCTGGAGGAGCTGAAGATAAGCTTCGATCTGATCCTGCTGGATGCGCCGCAGGCGGTGGAATTCAGCGATGCACGCATCCTGGCCCCATTGTCAGACGGATTAATCATCGTTGCCAGACACGGCAAGACAAAACGCGAGTCACTCAAAAAGCTGAAGGGCCTAATGGAGCAGACAGGCGTAAAGATTCTCGGAATTGCTATGAATCAGACCAGATAG
- the galU gene encoding UTP--glucose-1-phosphate uridylyltransferase GalU, protein MKKVKKVIIPAAGLGTRFLPATKAMPKEMLPIINKPTIQYIVEEAIASGIEDIIIVTGKGKRAIEDHFDNAFELESRLLEDGKLELLKEVQRSSKVEIHYIRQKEPKGLGHAVWCARRFIGDEPFGVMLGDDIVTGKTPCLKQLIDQYEETQNSVIGVQEIPDEFTNRYGIIEPDLQDGRLYRVNNFVEKPAAGTAPSNLAIMGRYVFTPKIFKYLDLQEKGAGGEIQLTDAIQKLNQSERVYAYNFDGTRYDVGERLGYILTTLEFALQSEDLRYPVMDAMAEYLSKAGQTLNS, encoded by the coding sequence ATGAAAAAAGTAAAGAAGGTAATTATCCCTGCAGCAGGACTAGGAACGCGCTTCCTTCCTGCCACGAAAGCAATGCCTAAGGAAATGCTGCCGATCATCAACAAACCCACTATTCAGTACATCGTGGAAGAAGCGATCGCATCCGGCATCGAAGATATCATTATTGTTACAGGTAAGGGCAAACGGGCAATCGAGGACCACTTCGACAACGCTTTTGAGCTGGAATCCAGATTGCTGGAAGACGGTAAACTGGAGCTGCTGAAAGAAGTTCAGCGTTCCTCGAAGGTTGAAATTCACTACATCCGGCAAAAAGAACCCAAAGGCCTCGGCCATGCGGTATGGTGCGCCAGACGTTTTATCGGAGACGAGCCCTTTGGCGTAATGCTCGGGGATGACATCGTAACCGGCAAGACTCCCTGCCTGAAACAGCTGATTGACCAATACGAGGAAACGCAGAATTCAGTAATCGGCGTACAGGAAATTCCTGATGAATTCACCAACCGTTACGGAATTATTGAACCCGACCTGCAGGACGGACGGCTGTACCGGGTTAATAATTTTGTCGAAAAACCGGCGGCTGGCACAGCTCCTTCCAATCTGGCGATCATGGGGCGTTATGTGTTTACTCCAAAGATCTTTAAGTACCTGGATCTCCAGGAAAAAGGCGCAGGCGGCGAAATTCAGCTCACCGATGCCATTCAGAAGCTGAACCAAAGCGAGCGCGTGTACGCTTATAACTTTGACGGTACAAGATACGATGTCGGCGAACGGCTGGGATATATTTTGACTACACTTGAATTTGCACTGCAAAGCGAGGATCTGCGGTATCCGGTGATGGATGCAATGGCGGAATATCTGAGCAAAGCGGGACAGACTCTGAATAGTTGA
- a CDS encoding sugar transferase, whose translation MSMQKLPEDYEAVLPKLYMLHAKEGSKEMDSYLVMKRIIDIFFSALGLLVLLPLFIVVAILIKLEDPKGKVFFRQNRVGKDEKLFPMYKFRSMVSNAEELKANLMAYNEVSGAMFKIKNDPRITRIGRFLRKTSIDELPQLWNVLLGHMSLIGPRPPLVEEVAQYTDYDKQRLMVTPGCTGYWQVNARNSVGFDEMVQLDLTYISIRSTMLDLKIIAKTGLMLLGSKDAY comes from the coding sequence ATGAGCATGCAAAAACTGCCGGAAGACTATGAGGCCGTCCTGCCGAAACTTTACATGCTACATGCCAAAGAAGGAAGCAAAGAAATGGATTCCTATCTGGTGATGAAGCGGATTATCGACATTTTTTTCTCCGCTCTTGGCCTTCTCGTACTGCTGCCGCTGTTCATAGTGGTGGCGATCCTGATCAAGCTGGAAGATCCGAAAGGAAAAGTGTTCTTTCGTCAGAACCGGGTTGGCAAGGACGAGAAGCTGTTTCCCATGTATAAATTCAGATCCATGGTCTCCAATGCCGAGGAGCTGAAGGCGAACCTGATGGCCTACAATGAGGTCAGCGGGGCGATGTTCAAGATTAAGAATGATCCCCGCATCACACGTATTGGCAGATTTCTGCGCAAGACCAGCATTGACGAATTGCCTCAGCTCTGGAATGTGCTGCTAGGGCATATGAGCCTGATCGGGCCGCGCCCCCCACTCGTGGAGGAGGTTGCACAGTACACGGATTATGACAAACAACGGCTTATGGTTACACCGGGCTGCACCGGCTATTGGCAGGTGAATGCAAGAAACAGCGTTGGCTTTGATGAAATGGTTCAGCTGGATCTGACTTACATTTCCATCCGCAGCACGATGCTGGATCTCAAAATCATCGCAAAAACCGGACTCATGCTGCTTGGCTCCAAAGATGCGTATTAA
- a CDS encoding glycosyltransferase codes for MPMLVYGDVPKISIIICTYNRSALLLKTLQSLLPLENLGQAEIIVVDNSSKDDTAAVVKRFIEAEGANMDIRYILEPVQGLSAARNTGILASKSPLIAFLDDDAIPCRNWITTIVSTFEQKPEVMAMGGKIAPIFESRRPDWLIKPFELPYTIVDLGNRIKEYPKRLHPCGANMAMRKVAFDISLFPLELGRKGDSLLSGEETWLFNQIESQGHSILYHPQMAVDHFVPANRLTEDWIMKRYYSQGISNAMKSEGVKDNLLLLGKTAAKIMYIAGDSILSRSQGKRLLNKCRLESIRGTLHMIWNRKRESAAG; via the coding sequence ATGCCGATGCTTGTATACGGAGACGTTCCTAAGATTTCCATAATCATCTGCACCTATAACAGGTCAGCTTTGCTGCTTAAGACGCTTCAGTCGCTTTTACCGCTGGAGAATCTGGGTCAGGCCGAGATCATTGTGGTGGATAACAGCTCCAAGGATGATACGGCGGCAGTGGTCAAGCGGTTTATAGAGGCTGAGGGTGCAAATATGGATATCCGTTACATTCTGGAGCCGGTACAAGGGTTATCGGCGGCCCGGAATACTGGGATTCTGGCTTCCAAATCGCCGCTCATCGCTTTTCTGGATGATGACGCGATTCCTTGCCGGAATTGGATTACAACAATTGTAAGTACGTTTGAACAAAAGCCTGAGGTCATGGCCATGGGCGGCAAAATCGCTCCGATCTTCGAAAGCAGGCGTCCAGATTGGCTGATTAAACCGTTCGAACTGCCTTATACCATCGTGGATTTGGGCAACCGCATCAAAGAATATCCGAAACGGCTTCATCCCTGCGGCGCCAATATGGCGATGCGCAAGGTAGCCTTTGATATCAGCCTGTTTCCGCTGGAGCTTGGAAGAAAAGGAGATTCGCTTCTCTCCGGTGAAGAGACCTGGCTGTTTAATCAGATTGAAAGTCAAGGACATTCCATTCTCTATCATCCGCAGATGGCCGTCGATCACTTCGTACCGGCTAACCGGTTGACGGAAGATTGGATTATGAAAAGATATTACAGCCAAGGCATATCCAACGCGATGAAAAGCGAAGGTGTGAAGGATAATCTGCTCCTGCTGGGAAAGACGGCCGCGAAGATCATGTATATTGCGGGTGACTCGATCCTCTCCCGGAGCCAGGGGAAAAGACTTCTGAACAAATGCCGGCTGGAGAGTATTCGCGGAACTCTTCATATGATCTGGAACCGGAAGAGGGAATCCGCAGCGGGGTGA
- a CDS encoding O-antigen ligase family protein, whose protein sequence is MMNFEWGSKMNVLPYGMLYLMSALFLGAAVIYQPVIAVAIVLLIMLLVVSISRPELISYFVLLTTAISINFLYPGSMFGVEILSLYKLVILMLLVPCILVNGLKFRLSQPLWAMVGLLFITFGSSIWLPEMSGSIAVKAFIGLSLPFVFLLINWKKEVAERQIRIITMLPLVSVLAGIVLQMVHLHSFLDVEFTGAVRVQGANIPAHLAMLAFMGVGIAFIEIKRSTQHIRFFYIMLALNFLILIGTGTRGPILALVLMVLYYFYDISRQYLKGRTQYLIPLLCSVILIFSAVYLQLDNIKKRSFERTTDTAVDLSGRAEAWEYFLNKAADSPWSGRGLGAVTVANDGTLYKGFVVPHNEYIRFYFDGGYIGAILLLISLLAVFILVYRALAPPVKPYYLLFIAGFMIYSFSDNTLSTVQSIIPFCWYLNCLYRSSQPTDSPQKEVIR, encoded by the coding sequence ATGATGAATTTTGAGTGGGGCTCCAAAATGAACGTTTTGCCATACGGAATGCTCTACCTCATGTCCGCACTGTTCCTTGGAGCGGCGGTCATCTACCAGCCGGTAATAGCGGTAGCAATCGTGCTTCTGATTATGTTGCTGGTTGTCTCTATCTCGCGTCCTGAACTCATCAGCTATTTCGTTCTGTTGACGACGGCGATCTCTATTAACTTTCTGTATCCCGGCAGCATGTTTGGCGTTGAAATACTATCGCTTTACAAGCTGGTAATCCTGATGCTGCTGGTGCCCTGCATTCTGGTAAATGGATTGAAATTCCGCCTTAGCCAGCCTCTGTGGGCCATGGTGGGACTGCTGTTCATCACCTTTGGCTCTTCGATTTGGCTGCCCGAAATGAGCGGTTCCATTGCAGTCAAGGCGTTTATCGGATTGTCCCTTCCTTTCGTTTTTCTCTTGATTAACTGGAAGAAGGAAGTGGCCGAGCGGCAGATCCGCATTATCACTATGCTTCCTCTGGTAAGCGTACTAGCCGGAATCGTGCTGCAGATGGTGCATCTCCACTCTTTTCTCGATGTGGAGTTCACTGGCGCTGTACGGGTTCAGGGAGCGAATATCCCGGCGCATCTCGCGATGCTGGCCTTCATGGGCGTGGGAATTGCATTCATTGAGATCAAGCGCAGTACACAGCATATCCGTTTTTTCTACATCATGCTGGCACTGAACTTTCTGATTCTCATTGGAACAGGGACACGGGGGCCGATATTGGCACTGGTATTAATGGTCCTGTACTACTTTTACGATATATCGCGGCAATATTTGAAGGGCAGAACACAATATCTGATTCCGCTCCTGTGCTCGGTTATTCTGATCTTCTCGGCGGTATACCTGCAGCTCGACAATATTAAGAAGCGTTCCTTCGAACGCACAACGGATACGGCAGTGGACTTGTCAGGCCGGGCAGAAGCCTGGGAATACTTCCTGAACAAGGCGGCGGATTCTCCGTGGTCGGGCAGAGGACTTGGAGCAGTGACAGTGGCGAACGACGGGACACTTTACAAAGGGTTCGTGGTTCCCCACAACGAGTATATCCGCTTTTACTTTGATGGAGGGTATATCGGAGCCATACTGCTGCTGATTTCATTATTGGCTGTGTTTATTCTGGTGTACAGAGCTTTGGCACCGCCGGTCAAACCGTATTATCTGCTCTTTATAGCAGGGTTTATGATTTATTCGTTTTCCGACAACACGCTGTCGACGGTCCAATCGATCATTCCGTTCTGTTGGTACCTGAACTGCCTGTATCGATCTTCACAGCCAACCGATTCCCCACAAAAAGAAGTGATACGATGA